In Pseudophryne corroboree isolate aPseCor3 chromosome 7, aPseCor3.hap2, whole genome shotgun sequence, a single window of DNA contains:
- the LOC134944234 gene encoding atherin-like, whose product MNVNVVTLAADYGQARQFNKKGVCQRSTTARPQPTLPSDADGGNAGSSSASRPPLRRPSQGSVSLPRRQTKRRHLKAESAAPSSPPRRRISAVLPLLPQAILASPESEEPQSPQLSEPPIMVEDAQQETDQQQPTFTLHLQPIDPTQPTPQQDIPPTPQTSVSPQLMPPPPQQEMSPDFWNSWATQQAQNSAYLNTHTQHLASLPHHLPRISRNSGRLIVQVGRIANSMDQMRADNSGSNKP is encoded by the exons ATGAACGTGAATGTAGTGACCCTTGCTGCAGATTATGGACAGGCTAGAcaatttaacaaaaagggag TATGCCAGAGAAGcaccacagccaggccacagccaacactgccaagtgatgcagatggtggtAATGCAG gttcttcttctgcaagccgccctccactaaggcgcccatcacagggctcggtgagtTTGCCTAGGAGGCAAACCAAGAGACGTCATCTTAAGGCtgagtctgcggctccatcatcaccaccccggaggcgcatctccgcagtgttgcccctGCTGCCACAGGCAATTTTGGCTAGTCCAGAAAGCGAGgagccacaatcacctcagctgtctg aaccacccatcatggtcgaggacgcccagcaggaaactgaccagCAGCAGCCTAccttcacactacacctgcagcccattgatcctacccagccaaccccgcAGCAGGACATACCACCAACACCCCAAACATCTGTTAGCCCCCAATTGATGCCACCACCACCCCAGCAAGAAATGTCCCCTGActtttggaacagttgggccacacaacaggcacaaaactcagcctacctgaacacccacacccaacaccttgccagtctgccccatcatcttcctcgcatcagtcggaactcaggcagactgattgttcaggttgGAAGGATAGCAAATTCGATGGACCAAATGAGGGcggacaacagcggcagcaacaagccctaa